AAATTTAGGTGGTCAAATGCAGAAGCCATTTCTTTCAACACAGTCGCAGTTTCAACTTATGTcgccacagcagcagcagcaattctTAGCACAAGCCCAAGCACAGGGAAATCTTGGCAACTCTACCAATTTAGGGGATATGGATCCCCGAAGATTGTCAGCGCTAACCAGGAGCGTGTTGAATGGTAAAGATGGACAACCTGCTGGAACTGATGGGTGCATTACTTCCCCAATGCAATCCAGTTCACCCAAAGTCAGACCAGACCAAGAATATCTCATGAAGGTTGGTTTTTCTTCTGGAAGTGTGCTGCTTCtttgttttgcaaaaaaatctAGTTATACCTAAAAGGTACCCACATGCAGCAGACATCTTCTCAGCAAACACAGGAACAACTTCAGCAGCAGCATAatcagcaacagcaacagcaaacACAACAGGTACCAACTACTGATAGTATACCCAAGCCCAATCTCTGAATTCATCTTCTGTTGTAGAAAATTTAATTGATGTGAGCGTTTACCCCTAAAGTTTTAACCACAAATGTggtcgagaaaaaaaaaagttgaaaccATAAATCTGCCAAGCAAAACTATTCTTTGTACCTACTGCCGCACTTCTGTAAATAAATTATAAGTGTTCACTGTAGCATATGAATCAGTTAAATATATTGATATAGTGTACACGATGGAATCAAAATGCTGGTCTGAAAAGGCCAATTGAGACGATTTTGTGCTGATGATGTACTGCAGTGGCACAGCTTTTCTACTTTTTTCTGTAGATATAATGATTTAGTTAGTTAGATATGGTGTACACAATAGAATCGAAATGTTGACATGACAAAATCAGGAGAAGATTTTATGCTGGTCTTGTGCTACAAGCTTGctattcttttttcaaaaatcaaaatctGTTTGGGAATAATTTTCCTGAAATGATTCCAAGGGAGACACTGTAGAGGGCATTAAAGTGAATGGGATTTAATTGAGAGCACTAAATCCAACTCTATGTCATTATAGTTATTAATGGCATATTTGCTAAGGATGATGTCTTTTTTTGGCATATCAATTAAGCGGATGGATTTTGCTTCTGTTTTTTCCTGCATATGTCTGAGACCAATTTGGCGGCATGGTGCATAATTTTGCATGCTCTAATAGACTAATACAACCCCTTGGTTTCCTCACTCAGTCGTTCCCTTTCTCTCACCCATTCAACgtgcgcgcgcacacacaaaCATGATTTTCCGGCTGAAAATAATTCCCCTCAAATGATTAACTTGCAATTTCCCTCTCTTTCAATGCAATTCATGTTTACTTCTATATGCTTCTCATTCTATAATTATTTATGGCCTCCAGGGCaatagaaaaagaaagcaaCCTACATCTTCAGGAGCAGCAAATAGTACCGGAACAGCAAATACAGTTGGTCCTTCGACCAATTCACCACCATCTACTCCGTCTACTCATACGCCTGGAGATGGACTTGGAATGACTGGCAATATGCGCCATGTTCCGAAAAACTTAATGATGTATGGTGTGGAAGGAACAGGACTGCCATCCTCGTCAAACCTGGTTTTGCACCTTCTCTTTTCCATTTAACTGTACTGCTTTATCTATGTAATTATTCTTCTATGCCAGATATATAAGCAAGGCTGTCGTTTACTTACAGGATGATCTTGAACAATTTGGTGACATGGGCTCTTTGGATGATAATGTTGAATCATTCTTAGccaatggagatggagatgcaAGGGATATTTTTGCTGCACCTGAAAAAAGTCCTGCAGAGCCTAATCCAGTGGCTTCAAAAGGTGATCCTTGACGTTCTGTGTGTTCTGTAAACATTGAATGTTTCCATGTTTACATGAAATAACGTTCCATGTTTTTTAGGTTTCACCTTCAGTGAGGTAAATTGTTGGCGAACAAACAATAGCAAAGTAGTTTGCTGCCATTTTTCATCAGATGGCAAGATACTGGCTAGTGCTGGACATGAAAAGAAGGTATCGGTAAATGCACTTCTTTTCAGCATCCGACTTTTCTGAATATTGTGGCTTATTTTCTGCTGTCTTTTAGGCTGTACTTTGGAACATGGAGACTTTCCAGACACAGTATACTGCTGAAGAGCATGCTGTCATTATCACTGATGTCCGTTTCAGACCTAACTCTAATCAGCTGGCAACATCATCTTTCGATAGAACTATTAAACTGTGGAATGCTGCAGATGTAAGTCATGATTTTTCCTGTGTGTGTGAAAGTGGGAAGGAGATTACCCAATTATGCCTGGAGTTATGCTGTCCATAACACTAATTCTTTCTGCGCCGTAGTACTGACTGGCACACACTTTCATTTAGAGTACTGATCATTGCAGTATATGTCATAACAAATATACCATGACACTACTGTCTTGGAATTGACAGTATAAGGCAAGACCAATTTGCAAACGAACTAGTCTGTAAGCTATAGTATATGTGTGATTATGGTTTTGGTCTATTAGCTAATTGTAAAGTTATTTGGCACATAAGAGTTCAGTGTGTCGAGACTATGGTATATATTCAATGTTGGTTCTATATTTACTTGATTTGGTACCGTGTTGATTATAAAAGTCCGCTTGTTTTGCAGCCTGGCTTCTCCCTGCATACATTTGCTGGTCATTGCTCTGGAATCACATCACTAGATTTTCATCCAAAGAAGACGGACCTTTTGTGCTCTTGTGATAGCAATGGTGAAATCCGGTACTGGAATGTGTCTCAGCTTAGCTGTATGCGTGCCATGAAGGTTTGTGGCGTTTTTTCCTTAGAATTTGCTTAACatcttttgctttttttttcttacaaagAACCAAGGTTGTGTAATTCATAGATTCATCTGTTTGACTCTGGTTTTTGTTGGACAGGGAGGTACTGCCCAAGTTCGATTTCAACCTAACACTGGACAGTTTCTCGCAGCTGCTACCGAGAATGTGGTTTCCATATTTGATGTTGAAACAAATGGGAAAAAATATACCCTACAGGTTCTGTTCTTATTCAACAACGCACTATGATCTAGCACATGCACACCTCTAATCCCTCAGTTTTGGAGTGAAATTATTGTTTTATATGAGTTGGAAACCTGTTGTTGATCTTGTTATGATATGTAATCATGAATCTAAGGTGTTTGGTTTGCAATATCAGGGCCATAACTCAGAAGTGCAATCAGTGTGCTGGGACAGCAGTGGGCAATACCTTGCTTCTGTCAGTCAGGACCTAGTTAAGGTCTGGTCAATCTCATCAGGAGACTGTACTCATGAGGTTAGCTCTAATGGAAACAAGTTTCATTCTTGTGTGTTCCACCCGGGCTACACCGATCTCCTTGTTATTGGAGGCTACCAGGTAATTATTCTAAAACATGGATCTTAGTCATTTATTGGCAAAACATAGCCTACTTTTATTAGGAAGCAGCTGTTGTAGGAACAACTTGCCATGCACTGTCATACTTGTGTAGTGGCGTAATTTCTCAGCCACAAAAACTGTTTCATTGCCAACCATTGGGAAAAGAAAGGCTTAATAATCTATGGTTCGCGGCAAAATAGACCACATGCAACAAAATTAATGTTAGCTTCGCTTGTAATGATCAAATCTAGTTATGTTTTAATTCAAAACAGCGCCTCCGATGACTTTGATCTTTGTCGCTTATTTATTTCTGATGAAAATTGCAATGATGCAGTCTCTGGAGCTATGGAACATGGTAAAGAACCAGAGCATGACAGTGCAGGCTCATGAAGGTCTAATCGCGGCGTTGGCGCAATCACCAATTACAGGGATGGTGGCTTCCGCGAGCCACGACAACTCTGTCAAGCTGTGGAAGTAACAATGGCTGCACTTCGGTAACATAGTTTCTTATAGTTAGTTGAAAGTTTCTTCAGCCGAGGCATAGAATGGGTCACAGCCGAAAGATGCTGTTGTTGTTGTACTGTATCGGGAGGCAATAAAAGGATGTCGAATTTGAACCGTTCAGTGCTCATTGCAGCGAGATTGTGGGAGTtgcatttattatttatttatttatattaataGGTGTTGGTGTCGCCCAAAATGAtcaaagaagaggaaaaggaacGAAGGCCATAGTAGGGGctctgttttattttatttatttatgttatATGAAATGTAAATGGTAACGTGGTATTCACAATATGTATGGCGATTGATGATAACACCAGAGCCTCGTTGTTCTATACGCCTCAGCCTCAGACTGGAAATGtttagggcttgtttagttcgcgaaataaaaattttttagtatcacatcagatgtttgattGGATATCGGAAAGGGTTTTCAAACACGAattaaaaactaatttcataactcgcccttttaagtttaattaatccatcattagcacatgtggattactagttatggttaatcatggactaattagacttaaaagattcgtctcacgatttcccccctaactgtgtaattagtttttcttttaatcttatatttaatgctccatacaggTATCCAAAGATacgatatgatgtttttgggaaaaacttttagggaactaaacaggcccttagtgaTGATCACAAACGAAGTTTTCTACGTCTTTGGTAAGATTCAATCAATCAGGTGTATGTGGTTGAAGAAAATATTTCATGCATCCAGCAACCATCAGATCAATAAACTGGTGGGTATCATGCATGCCACAGTTGATGCTCAGATATGATGCTGGTACAGTTGATTATAACCCTATCTTCAATTGCAAAAATGATATCCAACACCCCCAAAACTTGTTTCCCAACAGTAACAATGTAGTGCCTACAATGATGAGTAGTTGGACAACGTTGTCATTTAGTCCCTTTCTTTAGCTAtcctcttctcctttctcttttGCTCTCGTGTACCTATAGAAGAAGAAAGATCAGAAGAAATTAATAGATAATGCTGACAGACAGCGGACATCTATTTAACATGTCTACTAAGGTGCTACAATCTGCAGTATTACATGCAAGCCAAACCGTACGGACATACAAAGATTTTTGCTGTTCAACCTCTATTTAGAGTAAGCTTCCTAAAGATGCATATTCATCACTCATCAGGTAGTTTGCCTGCTTCCTAAAGAAGAGGGGTAGAAGAAAGCttacttttcttctctttttgctTCTTTCGCCTCCAATTTTCAGCAAGCCTTCGCTTTTCTCTTTGCTTGTCAATGCTCACACACACCTGGAAAAATACAAAATCACTAAATAGATAAGCAACACCAAAATATACCATACCATAAATCCCAAAAATGATGCTGGCCCTGAACAGAAATAAATAATCTTGTAGAAAAATCTCATTTGCACAAACCTCTTGCCCAGAATTCTGAAGAGCTTGCAAGGGTTCTATTTGATCCTGACCAATAACAACAAATCGGGATCCTTTATTTGCATTTACACTAGCACTGCCCTTAACATTCCTTTTGGACAACTCTTCCAGTTGCTTTTGAAGTAACGGTGAAACACCAGCCTGAATAATTGTTTTAGTGATTCAAGTCAGATAAGTTGATATAAGATACTATAGCAGTTCCAGAAACAAGAGCTGTGCCAGTAAACTAACCCCAGCTAAATAGCGCCGCGAAAAAGTCTTAGGCTGCAAGGGGCGTTGCAAGAGCTCACTCAAATCCTACATCAATTCACAGAAAAATATGTTGAAATATAGGACAAACTATGAATACCTCATAACAACTTGGTTTTCCCAAAAACTACACTAATTATATAACCGACCCTGCTATAATATTGTAAATCATTCAAACCTGTTGAAGCTTCTGGAGGTTCGCAGAAGTTGCTTTCCTTTGCTTATGCCCCTGTACACGTTCCTCCTCACTGTCACTTGTCTCCAATAATAATCCCATGGACTCAGCATTCCTCTGAAGCCATGATTTGTTGGCATTTTCCTGAAAAGCATGCAGATGCAAGTTATAGCCTACACTAACAAGATATCAATGATTAATTAACACATATCAGAACGATTTTTAAATGAGGCAAGAAATACAGCAAACCAGAGGGGCCTTGCCTGGGAATTTTTACGTGTAATCTTGTCAATCTGCCGAGCAAGGGTGAGCCTATTCATTACTGCAGGCATGTAAGCATGGTCAACAGGAAACTGCTGGAGGTTCTCCTGTCAATGTCAATCAAGGATTACAAAGCGTTACTAGATATTTTAGTTAAAGAAAGAAGGTAACATACATTGACATAAGTTGAGAAAGAACCAAGCTCAGTGAGGGTTAAAAGTGCACTAGTGGCAACtaggagaaaaataaaaggatcTAGATGGTATGAAACAAAATGAACATAGTGACCACAAACATCAATTAGGTCCAGCCATGAGATCGTTCAACATTTCAATGCAGGGTTTATGCAGACGATGAATGAAAGCAACATATGAAGCACAACAGCTACATATGGTGGACCTAGGATCGTTTTAGAGCCTTGGGTGAATATATGAGTGGACGATCATAGGCATCGTCGGACGACGGACAATAGTAAGTGCAGGCCACCTACAATGTTGTGGCCCACTGACGAGACCCAGTGTCTGCAAGGGGTTGCAGGGCCTTGGGTCTGCCAATCATTACAAAGCAGACTAACTTTAGGACTGCATTCTTTCATTACTCCTACATGGTAACTCAAGTATGCAATTGAATATCGTGAAGAAAAGTTTTGCAttactacaaaaaaaaaaacagtatgcaaaaaataataattcaagAAAGCTCTAGGTTAAAGCACTATGTAAGGAAATTACCTTTGACAGTGACTTGCAAAGTGAGTAAAACTTGGCCTTGTCTGCAGGAGAGATTAATGCAATGCTGCAACCTGCCATTGATTTCCGCGCTGTCCTTCCACTTCTGTGGATGTAAACCTAAGAAGCAAtagaatgtaaaaaaaaactcaagttGGTGAGCTCGCAGCATAGGGATCGTTTAGgttgaagaaataaacaaaaatacCTACATCAGTTGAGTGTGGCAATTGATAATGAATCACAGTTCGGACATCATCAAAATCCATGCCCCTTGCAAAACCATCAGTTGCAACCAAAATTGAATTTTCACTTTCACGGAAACGATCCACAGCCTAAAGACACAAAAATAACACAAATTTTCCACTTTAAAAAGGTATAACTAAATAATAATAGCATGAAAAGTAGTTTTAACTGTGTTTCCATTTTCGACAGGTACAAGAAAAGGAGATTGATTGAAAATATGCGTGAATCCATGTATAGTGTCAAATGTACGTTCCATAAGAACAAAGCAACAAGACTGAATTCTACCCTAATAACCATATGGGAGTGTTTTGTCTTAGGAATAAGAGTGGGATATGAATCATATAGGGTTAGACCTCATTTATGGCCTGGATTGGGGGATTGAGAAACACACCCTACCAACCCAATCCCTGATCCAATATCCAAAAAGGACCTGGGCTCACATAATGGGGGGAATACAAAATGATACTGTTTTTAAATCAATAAGATGTTAAGCAAACTGAATGGAAATTCCATCAGCTTGCATACATTTGAAGATAAACCTTATGGAAGAATTACCTTCATGCGAGCCCTTTGTTGCATTTGAGCATGATTTGTCAGGACATTAATTCCAAGAACTCGTAATATAGATGAAAGGTGACGTAATGCAGCTATTGATGTACAAAATATTATTGTGCGGCCTTGTCCATGGACACTCAATATATAATACAGGTAGGCATCCTTATCATCATCACTACACCTgtaaatcaaacaaaaaaataatgtgACAATTTAATTTTTCCATGGAAAAGTAAAAGCTAGAAAAACGACAGTTAAAAACCCCAAAAAATCTAAAAGCAGAAAATACATACTCAATAAAAGACTCTTCAAGTTTCTCAGGTAAGATAGAAGCCTTCGTCAGATCAACTATTTCTGCGTTAGGTTTCATACGGGCCTGCTTCGAAAGTGCTTCAATAGAACTCAAATCAGTAGATGCAGACGCTTTTGCAGTAACTAGGCCTCGCTTCAACTTTTTCCGAAAATTAGCTGAGAGAGCAAGTGTTGCTGAGAATACAAATGTCTGTCTCTTCTTTATTTGCAATATAGGCACAGTTTCGCAACTTGGCGTGGTCCCAACAGTTTGTTCATCAGAACCGTTAGTCACTGGTAACATCTCAATGATAGATTGCAGTTCATGGAAATGGCCTCGCTCTATCATTCTATCAGCCTCGTCCAACACGAAGAATGATAATGAATGTAACTGGGTACAGAAACAAGCAATGTTACAATTAACACTATATCTTCAGCATAAAATTATCAGAAAATAAAAACCACAATGAGAAGAAGgttataataaattttatttgtatAATAGAAGTGTATGTTCTACTTCTATCTTTCTTACAAAAGTGGGGCTTTGCTATGAACTAACAAGGCAAACGAAAGGCACAAGAAATGATGAGCATGGATAGGAATCCTGGTGGTCAAGGGTGGAAAACCTTATGCAAGAAAATAATAAGTACTGAAAAAAGTTCGCCTAAAAAATAAATTGGATTCAACATGGCTTCAAATGCCTTAGTAGGATCCCTATCACCTAAAGTATTTGTTATGTGCCATTTGCTCTCACAAGAAAACATCACAAAATATTTAACTCAATTCAATCACTCATGCAGAAAGATCCAAGTTCAGATGAACTTACCCTACATaatttcatttattttgttattctGCATGTGACATTTTCACaggtatatatattatatgctCATGATACATTGAATTATTGAATTGTCAGCATTCAGAGTTGCATGCCCATAACATTAATATATGCACTTTCAGGCATTCATACCAACCTTAATTAGGTGTTGGTTGCCTGTTGACATAAGCTCCCACAATCTTCCTGGGGTTCCAACAACAATCTCAGGTTTCCTTTTCAGAAGCCGTTCTTGCTTTTCCATGGATAGACCACCAACAATGGGAACAACTTGGATTCTTAAGAACTTGGCTGCTTCTTTTAGATGATCGCAGACCTGCAAATAATAGCAGTGACATAAGCAATGGCACACTACATTACATATAAAAGTAGGAAAATTAGGTGGCACCTTGCACAAAATATATTCTAGGGGTAAAAATGCAAAGTCCAGTGTTAATGTCATCCTCTTTTTGTTACAAGGCTAAATGCAAATTCCAGTGTTAATACCTGCTTGGCAAGCTCCCTGGTGGGTGTTAAAATAAGAGCACGAAGTGGACTTTCTCTAGAATTTTCATCTTGTG
This window of the Oryza sativa Japonica Group chromosome 4, ASM3414082v1 genome carries:
- the LOC4336368 gene encoding transcriptional corepressor LEUNIG_HOMOLOG isoform X2 encodes the protein MAQSNWEADKMLDVYIYDYLLKRNLQATAKSFMAEGKVSADPVAIDAPGGFLFEWWSVFWDIFIARTNEKHSEIAAAYLEAQQTKAREHQQQMQMQQLQLIQQRHAQLQRTNATHPSLNGPISGLNSDGILGPSTASVLAAKMYEERLKHSHPMDSDGSQLLDASRLALLKSASTNHSGQSVPGTPGSVSTTLQQIQARNQQNIDIKSEGNMSVAQRSMPMDPSSLYGQGIIQPKPGLGGGVLNQGVSGLPLKGWPLTGIDQLRPNLGGQMQKPFLSTQSQFQLMSPQQQQQFLAQAQAQGNLGNSTNLGDMDPRRLSALTRSVLNGKDGQPAGTDGCITSPMQSSSPKVRPDQEYLMKTSSQQTQEQLQQQHNQQQQQQTQQGNRKRKQPTSSGAANSTGTANTVGPSTNSPPSTPSTHTPGDGLGMTGNMRHVPKNLMMYGVEGTGLPSSSNLDDLEQFGDMGSLDDNVESFLANGDGDARDIFAAPEKSPAEPNPVASKGFTFSEVNCWRTNNSKVVCCHFSSDGKILASAGHEKKAVLWNMETFQTQYTAEEHAVIITDVRFRPNSNQLATSSFDRTIKLWNAADPGFSLHTFAGHCSGITSLDFHPKKTDLLCSCDSNGEIRYWNVSQLSCMRAMKGGTAQVRFQPNTGQFLAAATENVVSIFDVETNGKKYTLQGHNSEVQSVCWDSSGQYLASVSQDLVKVWSISSGDCTHEVSSNGNKFHSCVFHPGYTDLLVIGGYQSLELWNMVKNQSMTVQAHEGLIAALAQSPITGMVASASHDNSVKLWK
- the LOC4336368 gene encoding transcriptional corepressor LEUNIG_HOMOLOG isoform X1, which codes for MAQSNWEADKMLDVYIYDYLLKRNLQATAKSFMAEGKVSADPVAIDAPGGFLFEWWSVFWDIFIARTNEKHSEIAAAYLEAQQTKAREHQQQMQMQQLQLIQQRHAQLQRTNATHPSLNGPISGLNSDGILGPSTASVLAAKMYEERLKHSHPMDSDGSQLLDASRLALLKSASTNHSGQSVPGTPGSVSTTLQQIQARNQQNIDIKSEGNMSVAQRSMPMDPSSLYGQGIIQPKPGLGGGVLNQGVSGLPLKGWPLTGIDQLRPNLGGQMQKPFLSTQSQFQLMSPQQQQQFLAQAQAQGNLGNSTNLGDMDPRRLSALTRSVLNGKDGQPAGTDGCITSPMQSSSPKVRPDQEYLMKQTSSQQTQEQLQQQHNQQQQQQTQQGNRKRKQPTSSGAANSTGTANTVGPSTNSPPSTPSTHTPGDGLGMTGNMRHVPKNLMMYGVEGTGLPSSSNLDDLEQFGDMGSLDDNVESFLANGDGDARDIFAAPEKSPAEPNPVASKGFTFSEVNCWRTNNSKVVCCHFSSDGKILASAGHEKKAVLWNMETFQTQYTAEEHAVIITDVRFRPNSNQLATSSFDRTIKLWNAADPGFSLHTFAGHCSGITSLDFHPKKTDLLCSCDSNGEIRYWNVSQLSCMRAMKGGTAQVRFQPNTGQFLAAATENVVSIFDVETNGKKYTLQGHNSEVQSVCWDSSGQYLASVSQDLVKVWSISSGDCTHEVSSNGNKFHSCVFHPGYTDLLVIGGYQSLELWNMVKNQSMTVQAHEGLIAALAQSPITGMVASASHDNSVKLWK
- the LOC4336370 gene encoding DEAD-box ATP-dependent RNA helicase 13, translating into MAAAPPPPPPPQLQSSDPSTPPQETSQVRKGKKSRGAKKPRRAAAAAAASTSSAGTMVEDPFLVLAGGKEGGFLELEEIDEADFGIFGGAVEDLGEIDRKAGKDQKKKKRKKRKRGDDDYALPGDGDLVVECEEEGEKGEKRVKKKRRSRKKRKVKEMEEKMESKEDVSDDNVEDMQDGNDMEQDNNDGLILGEDEVYAWRELRLHPLLITAVRRLGFKEPTPIQKACFPAAAHQGKDVIGAAETGSGKTLAFGLPILQRLLEEQEKAMRLSREDESTQDENSRESPLRALILTPTRELAKQVCDHLKEAAKFLRIQVVPIVGGLSMEKQERLLKRKPEIVVGTPGRLWELMSTGNQHLIKLHSLSFFVLDEADRMIERGHFHELQSIIEMLPVTNGSDEQTVGTTPSCETVPILQIKKRQTFVFSATLALSANFRKKLKRGLVTAKASASTDLSSIEALSKQARMKPNAEIVDLTKASILPEKLEESFIECSDDDKDAYLYYILSVHGQGRTIIFCTSIAALRHLSSILRVLGINVLTNHAQMQQRARMKAVDRFRESENSILVATDGFARGMDFDDVRTVIHYQLPHSTDVYIHRSGRTARKSMAGCSIALISPADKAKFYSLCKSLSKENLQQFPVDHAYMPAVMNRLTLARQIDKITRKNSQENANKSWLQRNAESMGLLLETSDSEEERVQGHKQRKATSANLQKLQQDLSELLQRPLQPKTFSRRYLAGAGVSPLLQKQLEELSKRNVKGSASVNANKGSRFVVIGQDQIEPLQALQNSGQEVCVSIDKQREKRRLAENWRRKKQKEKKSTREQKRKEKRIAKERD
- the LOC4336370 gene encoding DEAD-box ATP-dependent RNA helicase 13 isoform X1; this encodes MAAAPPPPPPPQLQSSDPSTPPQETSQVRKGKKSRGAKKPRRAAAAAAASTSSAGTMVEDPFLVLAGGKEGGFLELEEIDEADFGIFGGAVEDLGEIDRKAGKDQKKKKRKKRKRGDDDYALPGDGDLVVECEEEGEKGEKRVKKKRRSRKKRKVKEMEEKMESKEDVSDDNVEGANCFHLKAFRSILSDMQDGNDMEQDNNDGLILGEDEVYAWRELRLHPLLITAVRRLGFKEPTPIQKACFPAAAHQGKDVIGAAETGSGKTLAFGLPILQRLLEEQEKAMRLSREDESTQDENSRESPLRALILTPTRELAKQVCDHLKEAAKFLRIQVVPIVGGLSMEKQERLLKRKPEIVVGTPGRLWELMSTGNQHLIKLHSLSFFVLDEADRMIERGHFHELQSIIEMLPVTNGSDEQTVGTTPSCETVPILQIKKRQTFVFSATLALSANFRKKLKRGLVTAKASASTDLSSIEALSKQARMKPNAEIVDLTKASILPEKLEESFIECSDDDKDAYLYYILSVHGQGRTIIFCTSIAALRHLSSILRVLGINVLTNHAQMQQRARMKAVDRFRESENSILVATDGFARGMDFDDVRTVIHYQLPHSTDVYIHRSGRTARKSMAGCSIALISPADKAKFYSLCKSLSKENLQQFPVDHAYMPAVMNRLTLARQIDKITRKNSQENANKSWLQRNAESMGLLLETSDSEEERVQGHKQRKATSANLQKLQQDLSELLQRPLQPKTFSRRYLAGAGVSPLLQKQLEELSKRNVKGSASVNANKGSRFVVIGQDQIEPLQALQNSGQEVCVSIDKQREKRRLAENWRRKKQKEKKSTREQKRKEKRIAKERD